The genomic interval TGAAATGTCGGGCATAGAGTTTATGCAATTGCTCAACGGGCAATGCAAAGTAATTCTTACCACGGCTTACAGCCAGTATGCCCTCGAAGGTTTTGATCATCAGGTAGTAGATTATTTGCTGAAACCCATTTCTTTTTCGCGTTTTATTAAAGGCGCCCAGCGGGCTTTATCGCTGATAAAACCTGGCGTGGCAGAAGACAATGATTATATCCTGGTGAAAACCGAGCAGAAAGGCAAATTACTCAAGATCAACATTCAGGACGTAGTATATATTGAAGGACTGAAAAATTATGTGAGTTTTTATACCAGGCACGGAGAACGTATTATTGCTTTGCTTAATATTAAAGACTTAGCCGAACGCCTGCCTGCCGACCGGTTTGTACGCACCCATAAATCGTTTATTCTGGCCATCCCCTACATTATTTTGATCGAAGGGAATATGGTAGGCTTGCAGTTTACCAATAGCCGTATTCCAATCGGAGATACTTACCGGGAAGCATTTATCACGCAAATGAAAGGAAAAATAGTAACTAACAAGAACTAAGCAACCATTCTTAATTTATTGAATCTGTTTTTACTGGCTAACCTTATTGCCAGCCAGGAACCTCTTTGTCTT from Rhodocytophaga rosea carries:
- a CDS encoding LytR/AlgR family response regulator transcription factor, encoding MISCMIIDDEQHAIDLLKHHISQTPFLELLETSTSPVKALPVIHEKKPDLIFLDVQMPEMSGIEFMQLLNGQCKVILTTAYSQYALEGFDHQVVDYLLKPISFSRFIKGAQRALSLIKPGVAEDNDYILVKTEQKGKLLKINIQDVVYIEGLKNYVSFYTRHGERIIALLNIKDLAERLPADRFVRTHKSFILAIPYIILIEGNMVGLQFTNSRIPIGDTYREAFITQMKGKIVTNKN